From one Herpetosiphon gulosus genomic stretch:
- a CDS encoding metalloregulator ArsR/SmtB family transcription factor, which yields MVEHEDGINPAMVERGRQMLHDDESYFLMAETFRALADSTRVKIVGCLLEQELCTADLAAILHYSESAVSQHLRVLRQLRLVKQRREGKLVFYSLDDDHVRVLVLVCLNHIRHGSTPDPSVAPILAVLEEER from the coding sequence ATGGTTGAACATGAAGATGGAATTAACCCAGCGATGGTTGAGCGTGGGAGGCAAATGCTCCACGACGACGAAAGCTATTTTTTAATGGCCGAAACCTTTCGCGCTTTAGCTGATTCGACGCGGGTCAAAATTGTTGGTTGTTTGCTTGAGCAAGAGCTATGTACTGCTGATCTGGCGGCAATTTTGCATTATTCCGAATCGGCAGTTTCGCAACATTTGCGGGTGTTACGTCAGTTGCGCTTGGTCAAACAACGCCGCGAAGGCAAATTGGTGTTTTATAGCCTCGATGATGACCATGTGCGGGTGCTGGTGCTGGTTTGTCTGAATCATATTCGCCATGGCTCCACGCCTGATCCATCGGTTGCGCCCATTTTAGCTGTCTTGGAGGAAGAACGATGA
- a CDS encoding alpha-amylase family glycosyl hydrolase — translation MYYEYQHEQNLVVSTAEMELGFSTSTGMLTLLRRPNQANILNIGSIGMSVDVQLADGWVSENHFPRYLSHHGREVDGVTELTINIGLGFLRISDSLQITGTLIRRSVAVTNSGGNEARVHWVRLSWPYARVGSYSEARFEAPSNSFRPRLDIAAVSKLRRGALPTQSIAPAIRRGRLFENAPDRGPGLLALHSTSESDNLLCWYWSKNQSAWPDIDGNDLALTVGHELEIAGWLAPDATLSGGTQYCMLVHGNWYDAMHAFHNTWPVLGVQTLPDVPDWVCAANIYETHVGLWGGFAKFSQELARLRDLGFDTINLMPIWRYNNLSGQPWDMNWQASGSPYAIEDFEQLEPSLGTAEEFKALVEQAHALGMRILCDLVVQGCSRTARYVQERPGWFCRDERGRLVSSHGWNDTYSFDWANPEVQDFYVDWTTRFAQTYQIDGWRVDAPHRKEPNWDRRLERMAASTSFGVLTIVERMRQALRQINPQAALLCELYGPLFPINHDFAYDYLAHLMFFHAGLGVLSPYELGEWLEDHFLALPKGAIRVCFTETHDTRDVNPIADAVRGSRLARLLLTGMVGCGFVPMLWTGQEVDQEAWLKQLFNIRTNYPILRHGKQLFNVMPCDMPSVWSVLRVWHEERLAVVLNMGPHRRTATLSMPVDRMHMAEGDYHLFDLVREQAVEYAGRNTWRRDDLLNLTLILEPFDSLLLHIRAGAPPQPEPAKAKPSAAVPATTNRRRNR, via the coding sequence ATGTATTACGAATATCAGCATGAGCAAAATCTGGTTGTGAGCACCGCCGAGATGGAGCTTGGTTTCTCGACCTCAACTGGTATGCTCACATTACTGCGCCGCCCCAACCAAGCCAACATTCTGAATATCGGTAGCATTGGCATGTCGGTTGATGTGCAATTAGCCGATGGTTGGGTCAGCGAAAATCATTTTCCGCGCTATTTAAGCCATCATGGCCGCGAAGTTGATGGCGTAACTGAATTGACGATCAATATTGGCTTGGGCTTTTTGCGCATCAGCGATAGCCTGCAAATCACTGGAACCTTGATTCGGCGTTCGGTCGCTGTGACTAACAGTGGCGGCAACGAGGCGCGGGTGCATTGGGTACGGTTGAGTTGGCCCTATGCACGGGTTGGCAGTTATAGCGAAGCCCGTTTTGAAGCGCCCAGCAATAGTTTTCGGCCACGGCTGGATATTGCTGCGGTTTCAAAATTGCGGCGCGGCGCATTACCCACTCAATCGATTGCCCCCGCAATTCGCCGTGGACGCTTATTTGAAAATGCGCCTGATCGCGGACCAGGCTTGTTGGCCTTGCACAGCACCAGCGAGAGCGATAATTTGCTGTGTTGGTATTGGAGCAAAAACCAATCGGCTTGGCCCGATATTGATGGCAACGATTTGGCGTTAACCGTCGGTCACGAGCTTGAAATTGCAGGCTGGTTGGCTCCCGATGCCACGCTGAGCGGTGGCACGCAATATTGTATGTTGGTGCATGGCAATTGGTACGATGCGATGCATGCCTTTCATAACACCTGGCCTGTGCTGGGCGTGCAAACCTTGCCCGATGTGCCCGATTGGGTTTGCGCCGCCAATATTTATGAAACCCATGTTGGGCTATGGGGTGGTTTTGCCAAATTTAGCCAAGAGCTTGCCCGTTTGCGCGATTTAGGCTTCGATACGATTAATCTCATGCCAATTTGGCGCTATAACAATCTTTCGGGCCAGCCGTGGGATATGAACTGGCAGGCTTCTGGCTCGCCCTACGCGATCGAAGATTTTGAGCAACTTGAGCCAAGTTTGGGTACTGCCGAGGAATTTAAGGCCTTAGTTGAGCAAGCGCATGCCTTAGGCATGCGAATTTTATGCGATTTGGTGGTACAAGGGTGTTCGCGCACTGCCCGCTATGTGCAAGAGCGGCCAGGCTGGTTTTGCCGCGATGAACGCGGGCGCTTGGTTTCATCGCACGGCTGGAACGATACCTACAGCTTCGATTGGGCCAATCCCGAGGTGCAAGATTTTTATGTTGATTGGACGACGCGTTTTGCCCAAACCTATCAGATTGATGGTTGGCGGGTTGATGCACCGCATCGCAAGGAGCCAAATTGGGATCGACGCTTGGAGCGAATGGCGGCTAGCACCTCATTCGGCGTATTGACGATTGTTGAGCGCATGCGCCAAGCCTTGCGCCAAATCAACCCGCAAGCAGCGTTATTGTGTGAATTGTATGGCCCCTTGTTTCCAATTAATCATGATTTTGCCTACGATTATCTAGCGCATTTGATGTTTTTCCACGCTGGCTTGGGCGTGCTCTCGCCCTACGAGCTGGGCGAATGGCTCGAAGATCACTTTTTAGCTTTGCCCAAGGGAGCGATTCGAGTTTGTTTTACTGAAACTCACGATACTCGCGATGTCAACCCAATTGCCGATGCAGTGCGCGGTTCGCGCTTGGCACGGTTGCTGCTGACCGGAATGGTTGGTTGCGGCTTTGTGCCGATGCTTTGGACGGGACAGGAAGTTGACCAAGAAGCATGGCTCAAACAATTATTCAACATTCGCACTAATTACCCAATTTTGCGCCATGGCAAACAATTATTTAACGTCATGCCCTGCGATATGCCCTCGGTTTGGAGTGTGCTACGGGTTTGGCACGAAGAACGCTTGGCGGTGGTGCTGAATATGGGGCCGCATCGCCGTACTGCCACTCTGAGCATGCCCGTTGATCGAATGCACATGGCCGAGGGCGACTATCATTTATTCGATTTAGTGCGCGAGCAAGCGGTGGAATATGCTGGGCGCAACACTTGGCGACGTGATGATCTGCTCAATTTGACCTTGATTTTAGAGCCATTTGATAGCTTGCTGCTGCATATTCGAGCTGGTGCGCCACCACAACCAGAGCCTGCCAAGGCTAAGCCATCTGCTGCCGTTCCAGCGACCACTAACCGACGACGTAATCGATAA
- a CDS encoding MarR family transcriptional regulator: protein MAIDNLQARLAYAERIAVFYEKAGGIPRMAGRIMGWLLICDPPQQNAAELGQVLSASKGSISTMTRWLLQIGLINKTAVPGDRRDYFEIRKGTWADLLAQQFQTVGAFRELATQGLDLLTNPEGEEGARLREMRDLYTFFERELPLLIEKWRNERKE from the coding sequence ATGGCCATAGATAATCTACAAGCACGTTTAGCGTATGCCGAGCGCATTGCCGTTTTTTACGAAAAAGCTGGGGGAATACCGCGTATGGCTGGTCGAATTATGGGCTGGTTGTTGATTTGCGATCCACCGCAGCAAAACGCGGCGGAGCTTGGGCAGGTGTTGAGCGCTAGCAAAGGCTCGATCAGCACGATGACGCGCTGGTTGTTGCAAATTGGCTTGATCAACAAAACTGCCGTGCCAGGCGACCGTCGCGATTATTTTGAAATTCGCAAAGGGACATGGGCCGATTTGCTGGCCCAACAATTTCAAACGGTCGGCGCTTTTCGCGAATTAGCCACACAAGGCTTGGATTTATTGACCAATCCTGAGGGCGAAGAAGGCGCACGATTGCGCGAAATGCGTGATTTATATACATTTTTTGAGCGTGAATTACCGTTGCTTATTGAAAAATGGCGCAACGAACGAAAGGAATAA
- a CDS encoding serine hydrolase, producing the protein MTNWFWMFILMIVLVGCGGSNIHPTVVPSVVAATATSATISNPQTSEQMLEFMRQHAANTSMVSYSTNSDGSINQADPVIQFNAEMPLPLASTMKIVVLASYAQAVEAGTLDPEEPIALADWELWYWPNTDGGAHPAALKRLEIPADQRGFANDPQKTVPLKTLAQAMIFESDNAATDYLIDRLGMAALDQTITTLGIQQQTKILPIMGLFLLVMNPDAPTDSSTLPKLLQLDQANIEQQALALAERYKTESTWRETVRNQGQLTLTLAEQGQVFSHIMPKGSANDYANVMALVGNNRLISPEVSQTMREYLEWPMTIAGNEALFKHFGTKGGSLPAILTEAMFVQPAQGEWADRTRVVVLFFNQLPDATWLGLLQTFMQQQFAVQVALEPAFAQSVASQLK; encoded by the coding sequence ATGACTAACTGGTTTTGGATGTTCATATTAATGATCGTGTTGGTTGGCTGTGGCGGCTCGAATATTCACCCAACTGTTGTGCCAAGCGTAGTGGCGGCGACTGCGACCAGCGCAACGATCAGCAATCCTCAAACTTCCGAGCAAATGCTGGAATTTATGCGTCAACATGCCGCCAATACGTCGATGGTCAGCTATAGCACCAACAGCGATGGCAGCATCAATCAAGCTGATCCAGTGATTCAATTCAATGCTGAAATGCCGTTGCCGCTCGCCTCAACCATGAAAATCGTGGTATTGGCAAGCTATGCCCAAGCAGTCGAGGCTGGCACGCTTGATCCTGAGGAGCCGATTGCTTTGGCCGATTGGGAGCTATGGTATTGGCCAAATACTGATGGCGGCGCACATCCGGCGGCCTTAAAACGGCTTGAAATTCCCGCCGATCAACGCGGCTTTGCTAACGACCCGCAAAAAACCGTACCGCTCAAAACCCTTGCCCAAGCCATGATTTTCGAGAGCGATAATGCCGCCACCGATTATTTGATCGATCGTTTGGGTATGGCGGCGCTTGATCAAACGATCACAACACTGGGGATTCAGCAACAAACCAAAATTCTGCCAATTATGGGGCTTTTTCTGTTGGTGATGAACCCCGATGCGCCAACCGATTCGAGCACACTGCCAAAGTTGTTGCAACTTGATCAAGCGAATATTGAGCAACAAGCCTTAGCGCTGGCCGAACGCTACAAAACAGAATCGACATGGCGCGAAACTGTGCGCAATCAAGGCCAATTAACCCTAACCTTGGCTGAACAAGGTCAAGTTTTTAGCCATATTATGCCCAAAGGCAGTGCCAACGATTATGCCAACGTGATGGCGTTGGTTGGCAATAATCGATTGATCAGCCCTGAAGTTTCGCAAACGATGCGTGAATATCTAGAATGGCCAATGACCATTGCTGGCAATGAAGCGCTGTTCAAGCATTTTGGTACCAAGGGCGGCAGCCTGCCTGCGATTCTGACTGAAGCCATGTTTGTGCAGCCTGCTCAGGGCGAATGGGCTGATCGCACGCGGGTGGTCGTGCTCTTTTTCAACCAATTGCCCGATGCCACATGGCTTGGTTTGCTGCAAACGTTTATGCAGCAGCAATTTGCCGTGCAAGTAGCGCTAGAGCCTGCATTTGCCCAATCGGTCGCAAGCCAGCTAAAATAG
- the mnmG gene encoding tRNA uridine-5-carboxymethylaminomethyl(34) synthesis enzyme MnmG encodes MLNLTYDVVVVGGGHAGCEAALAAARMGSQTLLLTIDLDKLAHMSCNPSIGGPAKGNLVREIDALGGAMGVITDRTLIQIRLLNETKGPAVQALRAQSDKRLYAKAMKEFLEAQPNLALKQAMVERIIPLADQTDGAKFAVETQTGWQYRAKALVLTTGTFLRGRAITGESIIPAGRMGEQPAINLSSDLSQLGFPLVRLKTGTPPRIDARTVDFSGLEIQPGSSTPLYFGFNYDGQRPESLVHGPPNPIYPEPMLDGWQPQLPCYHIYTTPEFHQHIRDNLHRAPMFSGVIEGVGPRYCPSIEDKIVRFADKESHGFFLEPEGWETLEIYVQGCNTSLPEDVQWAMLRSIPALRKVEIMRVGYAIEYDAVATGEITASLEAKRLPHLFFAGQINGTTGYEEAGAQGLMAGINAALKVAERAPFILRRDQAYIGVMIDDLVTKEIREPYRMFTSRAEHRLLLRGDNADLRLTPLAAELGLVSAERAAQVERKQWAIDQTTQQLRGLRYTPSAETNGRLQTAGIEPLLQPASGEDILRRVGVKYAQLAEVQPDLPAIEADVAEQVELSAKYAVYIAKEQVSVERVRKMEDRRLPADLDIEAIPSLRIEARQVLKRFRPATLGQASRLAGINPADIAHLLIHLERRERATVE; translated from the coding sequence ATGCTAAATTTAACCTATGATGTGGTCGTCGTTGGCGGCGGACATGCGGGCTGTGAAGCGGCTTTGGCGGCTGCTCGTATGGGTTCGCAAACCCTTTTGCTGACGATCGATCTTGATAAATTGGCGCACATGTCGTGCAATCCATCAATTGGCGGCCCAGCCAAAGGCAACCTTGTGCGCGAAATCGACGCACTCGGCGGCGCGATGGGGGTCATCACCGACCGCACTTTGATTCAGATTCGGCTGCTGAATGAAACTAAAGGCCCAGCCGTGCAAGCCTTACGCGCTCAAAGCGATAAGCGTTTGTATGCCAAGGCCATGAAAGAGTTTCTTGAAGCGCAGCCAAATTTAGCGCTTAAACAGGCCATGGTTGAGCGCATCATCCCCTTGGCTGATCAAACTGATGGGGCTAAATTTGCCGTCGAAACCCAAACGGGCTGGCAATATCGTGCCAAAGCCTTGGTTTTGACCACGGGCACATTTTTGCGTGGCCGAGCGATCACTGGCGAATCGATCATCCCTGCTGGCCGTATGGGCGAGCAGCCAGCGATCAATCTTTCGAGCGATCTAAGTCAGTTGGGCTTTCCATTGGTGCGCCTGAAAACTGGCACGCCACCACGGATTGATGCCCGAACTGTCGATTTTAGTGGGCTAGAAATCCAGCCAGGTTCCAGCACGCCACTGTATTTTGGCTTTAATTATGATGGTCAGCGGCCTGAATCGCTGGTGCATGGCCCGCCCAACCCAATTTACCCTGAGCCGATGCTCGATGGCTGGCAACCACAATTGCCCTGCTATCATATTTACACTACGCCCGAATTTCACCAGCATATTCGTGATAACTTGCATCGTGCCCCGATGTTTAGCGGGGTGATCGAGGGTGTTGGGCCACGCTACTGCCCATCAATTGAAGATAAAATTGTGCGCTTTGCCGATAAAGAATCGCATGGGTTTTTCCTAGAACCAGAAGGCTGGGAAACCCTCGAAATCTATGTGCAAGGTTGTAATACATCGCTGCCCGAAGATGTGCAATGGGCCATGTTGCGCTCGATTCCGGCTTTGCGCAAGGTCGAAATTATGCGGGTTGGTTATGCAATTGAGTATGATGCAGTCGCAACTGGCGAAATCACCGCTTCGTTGGAAGCCAAACGCCTACCACATCTCTTCTTTGCTGGCCAAATTAATGGTACAACTGGCTATGAAGAAGCTGGTGCTCAAGGCTTGATGGCGGGGATCAACGCTGCTTTGAAGGTTGCCGAGCGTGCACCATTCATTTTGCGCCGCGACCAAGCCTATATCGGCGTGATGATCGACGATTTGGTGACCAAGGAAATTCGCGAGCCATATCGCATGTTCACCTCGCGAGCTGAGCATCGCTTGTTGTTGCGTGGCGATAATGCTGATCTGCGGCTCACACCATTGGCGGCAGAACTTGGTTTGGTCAGTGCCGAACGCGCTGCCCAAGTTGAGCGCAAACAATGGGCAATTGATCAAACAACCCAGCAATTGCGGGGTTTACGCTACACGCCCAGCGCTGAAACCAATGGCCGCCTACAAACTGCTGGGATTGAGCCATTGTTGCAACCTGCTTCAGGCGAAGATATTCTGCGGCGGGTTGGGGTCAAGTATGCCCAATTGGCCGAAGTTCAGCCTGATCTGCCAGCGATTGAGGCCGATGTCGCTGAGCAAGTTGAGCTAAGCGCCAAATATGCGGTTTACATTGCCAAAGAGCAAGTCTCAGTTGAGCGGGTGCGCAAAATGGAAGATCGGCGCTTGCCTGCCGATTTGGATATTGAGGCGATTCCCAGTTTACGGATCGAAGCACGGCAGGTGCTCAAACGCTTCCGCCCAGCAACCTTGGGTCAGGCTTCACGCTTAGCAGGCATCAATCCCGCCGATATTGCCCACCTGCTGATTCACCTTGAACGCCGCGAACGGGCAACGGTAGAATAG
- a CDS encoding winged helix-turn-helix domain-containing protein — MDAAQALLDRIAALEARVSALESQNPATPPIINEELGLVRLLQQRTGSDYEHELGHGAFLFAGSINSALGNYVWQGEYGLGELLRYPAEQLISVLSALASPVRLQIIQTLLENPASSQSLLERLNMQSAGQLYHHLKELRNAGIITQRGRSDYTLEITALIPVMVILAAAKNIGD; from the coding sequence ATGGATGCAGCGCAAGCCTTGCTCGACCGAATTGCCGCGTTGGAAGCCCGTGTCAGCGCTTTAGAAAGCCAAAATCCAGCAACACCGCCAATCATAAACGAGGAATTAGGCTTGGTACGGCTATTACAACAACGCACAGGCAGCGATTATGAGCATGAGCTTGGTCATGGCGCGTTTCTGTTTGCTGGTTCAATTAATTCGGCGCTTGGCAACTATGTTTGGCAGGGCGAATATGGCTTAGGCGAATTGCTGCGCTACCCTGCCGAACAATTAATTAGTGTATTAAGTGCCTTGGCCAGCCCCGTGCGTTTACAAATTATCCAGACCTTGCTGGAAAATCCTGCCAGCAGCCAAAGCCTGTTGGAACGTTTGAATATGCAATCGGCGGGCCAGTTATATCATCATCTCAAGGAATTACGCAACGCTGGCATTATTACCCAACGCGGGCGCAGCGATTACACCTTGGAAATCACAGCATTAATTCCGGTGATGGTGATTTTAGCTGCTGCCAAAAATATCGGAGACTGA
- a CDS encoding beta-ketoacyl synthase N-terminal-like domain-containing protein translates to MHQVFIAGTACTAVREHYDRSLLDLALEALHGAVGTLDPTLIQALYVGNALGDTLSEQSQLGAYIAGAAGLNCEAVRVEAAGASGALALRQGYLAITSGQADVVVVLGVEKATDKLDAALQAALALGLDGELERALGLTLTGAWALLMQRYLHEYQLPATAFAPFAVNAHANGAGNRHALYRFAINTQKWANAGQIAEPLNMLDCSTVADGAAAVVLVSQRYAREVAQPIAIVGSATSSTNVALAQRPDLLWLETAAASGNNALQQAKLKRDAINIIELSDPHGIAAALSLEALGYAERGHATQLAAEGVIAKMGALPLATAGGYKARGDVGGATGIYQVVELVAQLRGQAGANQVANAKTALAQCLGGVGATAVTHILQVAEV, encoded by the coding sequence ATGCACCAGGTTTTTATTGCAGGCACAGCTTGCACCGCCGTTCGCGAACATTATGATCGTTCGTTGCTGGATTTGGCCTTAGAGGCGCTGCATGGCGCAGTCGGTACGCTTGACCCAACGTTAATTCAGGCCTTATATGTTGGCAATGCGCTAGGCGATACGCTCAGTGAGCAAAGCCAACTAGGCGCGTATATCGCTGGTGCGGCGGGCTTGAACTGTGAAGCTGTGCGGGTTGAAGCGGCTGGCGCTAGCGGTGCATTGGCTTTGCGTCAAGGCTATTTGGCAATTACCAGTGGCCAAGCCGATGTGGTGGTTGTGCTGGGGGTTGAAAAAGCCACCGACAAACTCGATGCCGCCTTGCAAGCTGCCCTGGCCTTGGGCTTGGATGGCGAGCTTGAACGGGCACTGGGTCTCACATTAACTGGGGCTTGGGCACTGTTGATGCAACGTTATTTGCATGAATATCAATTACCCGCCACTGCCTTCGCGCCATTTGCGGTTAATGCTCATGCCAATGGGGCGGGTAATCGCCATGCGTTGTATCGCTTTGCAATCAATACTCAGAAATGGGCCAATGCAGGCCAAATTGCCGAGCCATTGAATATGCTCGATTGCTCGACGGTCGCCGATGGTGCAGCAGCAGTGGTATTGGTCAGCCAACGCTATGCCCGCGAAGTGGCGCAGCCAATTGCAATTGTAGGCAGCGCGACCAGTAGTACCAACGTTGCCTTGGCCCAAAGGCCCGATCTGTTGTGGCTTGAAACGGCAGCAGCCAGTGGCAACAACGCGTTGCAACAAGCTAAACTCAAGCGCGATGCAATTAACATCATCGAATTAAGCGACCCGCACGGGATTGCCGCCGCCCTAAGTTTAGAGGCACTTGGCTATGCTGAACGCGGCCATGCCACTCAATTGGCCGCCGAAGGTGTGATTGCCAAAATGGGAGCTTTGCCGCTAGCAACTGCTGGTGGTTACAAAGCTCGCGGCGATGTTGGTGGTGCGACCGGAATCTATCAAGTGGTTGAATTGGTCGCTCAATTACGCGGCCAAGCAGGAGCTAACCAAGTTGCTAATGCCAAAACTGCGCTCGCCCAATGTTTAGGTGGAGTTGGCGCAACTGCCGTGACTCATATTTTGCAAGTAGCGGAGGTCTAG
- a CDS encoding cation diffusion facilitator family transporter, whose amino-acid sequence MSGHHDHGHHHHHSVPADAGGRLIWALVITFGFVGVEIVAGLWSNSLALLTDAAHNASDVLALLISWIALWLTRRPAHARKTFGYHRAGILAAFVNSLTLVGIALGIGWEAIERLRSPLEVDAPVMIGVSLLAVLVNAGTAWLVHRGSENDLNLRSAFVHLMGDVLSTIGATIAGVLIFFTNWRWLDPLVSVLIAGFIIWHAWQILRDSIDVLLEATPRDIDVEKVVSDLQTIPGVQAIHDLHIWSITASMRALSAHVVTDQQGPQRSPQLISTINEVLCHRYNIGHATLQLECSCNTPQLYCTLTEQHQH is encoded by the coding sequence ATGAGCGGACATCACGACCACGGACATCATCACCATCATAGCGTGCCTGCCGATGCTGGTGGCCGCTTAATTTGGGCCTTGGTAATCACGTTTGGCTTTGTGGGCGTTGAAATCGTTGCTGGGTTGTGGTCCAATAGTTTGGCCTTGCTCACCGATGCCGCGCATAATGCCAGTGATGTGTTGGCGCTGCTGATTAGCTGGATTGCCCTCTGGCTTACCCGCCGCCCAGCCCATGCCCGCAAGACCTTTGGCTACCATCGTGCTGGGATTTTGGCGGCCTTTGTTAATTCGCTCACCTTGGTTGGCATCGCCTTGGGCATTGGCTGGGAAGCAATTGAACGCTTGCGCAGCCCCTTGGAAGTTGATGCTCCAGTGATGATCGGGGTTTCCTTGTTGGCGGTCTTGGTTAATGCTGGTACGGCATGGCTGGTGCATCGCGGCAGCGAAAACGACCTTAATTTGCGTAGCGCCTTTGTGCATTTGATGGGCGATGTGCTTTCCACAATTGGCGCAACGATTGCTGGGGTTTTGATCTTCTTCACCAATTGGCGCTGGCTTGATCCGCTGGTTTCGGTGTTAATTGCAGGCTTTATCATTTGGCATGCATGGCAAATTCTGCGCGATTCGATTGATGTCTTGTTGGAAGCCACTCCACGCGATATTGATGTGGAAAAAGTGGTCAGCGATTTGCAAACCATTCCTGGGGTGCAAGCGATTCACGATTTGCATATTTGGAGCATCACCGCCAGCATGCGAGCGCTCTCAGCCCATGTTGTGACCGATCAACAAGGCCCACAGCGTAGCCCACAATTGATTAGCACCATCAACGAGGTGCTTTGTCATCGCTACAACATTGGCCATGCCACGTTGCAACTTGAATGTTCATGTAACACGCCGCAACTCTATTGCACCCTGACCGAGCAACATCAACATTGA
- a CDS encoding OB-fold domain-containing protein, translating into MNLPKQWRLKGQRYRLEGQRHNDGRVRFPAQPAKLGEASDAWQPYQLANTGELYSWTAQRSNRSEFDHEPIVLVGMIKLADGCMITAQLTDCEPSELQIGMAMEVVTRSWGKVGEDDLLVYGYKFRPKLVD; encoded by the coding sequence ATGAATTTACCCAAACAATGGCGACTCAAAGGCCAACGCTATCGCCTCGAAGGCCAGCGCCATAACGATGGGCGGGTGCGTTTTCCGGCTCAACCAGCCAAATTAGGCGAGGCCAGCGATGCTTGGCAGCCTTATCAATTAGCCAACACTGGCGAACTTTATTCGTGGACAGCCCAACGTAGCAATCGCAGCGAATTCGACCATGAGCCAATTGTGCTGGTGGGCATGATCAAGCTGGCTGATGGTTGTATGATTACTGCTCAATTGACCGATTGCGAGCCAAGCGAGTTGCAGATTGGCATGGCGATGGAAGTAGTGACCCGCAGTTGGGGCAAAGTCGGCGAAGATGATTTGTTGGTGTATGGCTATAAATTCCGACCAAAACTCGTTGATTAA
- a CDS encoding hydroxymethylglutaryl-CoA synthase — MRQPERPVGIVGYGAYVPRYRIAAQEIARVWAAGEGALPITSKSVPGPDEDTITMAIEAGRNALNRAQLDPQQLAAVWVGSESHPYSVKPSGTLVAEALGTSRWISAADWEFACKAGTEALSAGMGLVGSGMADYVLAIGADTAQGRPGDALEYTAAAAAGALIVGPAQQALATIESTLSYVSDTPDFFRRADRPYPMHGNRFTGEPAYFHHVSTAAKQLLAELGRTAADYQYAVFHQPNVKFPQTVAKQVGFAPEQCQAGLLAGEIGNSYSAASMIGLCAVLDVAQVGDRILLASYGSGAGSDAYSLVVTEALAAARNLAPRTSAYLKRRQLIDYATYAKWRGKIVE; from the coding sequence ATGCGTCAACCTGAACGTCCAGTTGGGATCGTTGGGTATGGAGCATATGTTCCGCGCTATCGGATTGCAGCCCAAGAGATCGCTCGAGTATGGGCCGCTGGCGAAGGAGCATTGCCAATTACATCAAAAAGTGTGCCTGGCCCCGATGAAGATACAATTACTATGGCAATTGAAGCTGGCCGCAATGCGCTCAATCGTGCCCAACTTGACCCACAACAATTAGCTGCTGTCTGGGTTGGCAGCGAAAGCCACCCCTATAGCGTCAAGCCCAGCGGCACATTGGTCGCCGAAGCCCTTGGTACATCGCGCTGGATCAGTGCCGCCGATTGGGAATTTGCCTGCAAGGCTGGCACTGAAGCCTTGAGCGCAGGCATGGGCTTGGTTGGCAGTGGCATGGCCGATTATGTGCTAGCGATTGGCGCTGATACGGCCCAAGGTCGCCCCGGCGATGCCTTGGAATATACCGCTGCCGCCGCCGCTGGAGCTTTGATCGTCGGGCCTGCTCAGCAAGCGCTCGCCACAATTGAATCCACCCTGTCGTATGTTTCCGATACTCCTGATTTCTTCCGCCGCGCTGATCGGCCTTATCCGATGCATGGCAATCGCTTTACTGGCGAGCCAGCCTATTTTCACCATGTCAGCACTGCTGCCAAGCAATTGTTGGCCGAATTAGGCCGCACTGCTGCCGATTATCAATATGCTGTGTTTCACCAACCAAATGTTAAATTCCCGCAAACTGTCGCGAAACAGGTGGGTTTTGCTCCCGAACAATGCCAGGCTGGCTTGTTGGCGGGCGAAATTGGCAACAGCTATTCGGCAGCCTCGATGATTGGCTTGTGTGCTGTGCTTGATGTGGCTCAAGTTGGCGACCGCATTTTGCTCGCTTCCTATGGCAGTGGGGCGGGTAGCGATGCCTATTCGTTGGTGGTGACTGAAGCTTTGGCAGCGGCTCGCAATTTAGCGCCACGCACCAGCGCCTATCTCAAACGACGGCAATTAATCGATTATGCCACCTATGCCAAGTGGCGCGGCAAAATTGTTGAGTAA